cgcccgcatagcatgtgcaaaagagtagagagggtcacggcgaaaactggacgcacctcgtgtacaaacaggacaatctctttcggagtatcagggtttcggacgagaactcatctgttacatgggcacttcaatgttttttaaattatttgaactccagcctatttttgcgttcagtatgcatcattcaaagcgacgtcatcaatttccaacacgttctgacatcatttgctgtttttcagtcatttaccgatttgtttagagagctaaatgacggtgaaattgaaaatcactacgaaatgaactctgaaaatgttggaacttggcatggtatcatcatttcgcccgcatagcatgtgcaaaagagtagagagggtcacggcgaaaactggacgcacctcgtgtacaaactggacaatctctttcggagtatgagggtttcggacgagaactcatctgttacacgggcacttcaatgttttttaaacttatttgaactccagcctatttttgcgttcagtatgcatcattcaaagcgacgtcatcaatttccaacacgttctgacatcatttgctgtttttcagtcatttaccgatttgtttaggaagctaaatgacggtgaaattgaaaatcactacaaaatgaactctgaaaatgttggaacttggcatggtatcatcatttcgcccgcatagcatgtgcaaaagagtagagagggtcacggcgaaaactggacgcacctcgtgtacaaactggacaatctctttcggagtatcagggtttcggacgagaactcatctgttacacgggcacttcaatgttttttaaacttatttgaactccagcctatttttgcgttcagtatgcatcattcaaagcgacgccatcaatttccaacacgttctgacatcatttgcttattttcagtcatttaccgatttgtttagggagctaaatgacggtgaaattgaaaatcactacaaaatgaactctgaaaatgttggaacttggcatggtatcatcatttcgcccgcatagcatgtgcaaaagagtagagagggtcacggcgaaaactggacgcacctcgtgtacaaacaggacaatctttttcggagtatcagggtttcggacgagaactcatctgttacacgggcacttcaatgttttttaaacttatttgaactccagcctatttttgcgttcagtatgcatcattcaaagcgacgtcatcaatttcaacacgttctgacatcatttgctgttttcagtcatttaccgatttgtttagggagctaaatgacggtgaaattgaaaatcactacaaaatgaactctgaaaatgttgaaacttggcatggtatcatcatttcgcccgcatagcatgtgcaaaagagtagagagggtcatggcaaaaactggacgcacctcgtgtacaaactggacaatctctttcggagtatcagggtttcggaggagaactcatctgttacacgggcacttcaatgttttttaaacttatttgaactccaacctatttttgcgttcagtatgtatcattcaaagcgacgtcatcaatttccaacacgttctgacatcatttgcttattttcagtcatttaccgatttgtttagagagctaaatgacggtgaaattgaaaatcactacaaaatgaatagcagaaaaataaataatgcagaaaaaaactatataatttttttatattcacaaagaaatTAAATGTAGCAAAAAAAATTACaaggaaataaatagaagaaaattatataaaaatttgttggggcgctgcccgctgggcctgccaaccctagggtttgcaaatacaggcccagaagggataggaggctcaacgggcagcgtgccaaagttaggcccagaagcctgctatagagaggagttcgagacaacagccgccggggcttttaaactggtgcgggcgcccctcggctagcgaggtgggactaaacttgtccgcaccgctcctgcgccagcgcacacctttagtaccggttcgtggctccaaccggtactaaaggggggcctttagtaccggttggagccaccaaccggtactaaaggccgatTTTGGCCAGGTCAACTACCAAGCGGCGGGAaactgcccctttagtaccggttcgtggctccaaccggtactaaaggcccctcctatatatatggcacttacgaaaaattcagtttcatcgaccaccacttcttctacaactacttcgcgcgacatcgccgccgccctcgccgcccccgccgcccgtcgtcgccgtcaccgccgtcgccctcacCGCTCGTTGTCGCTgtcaccgccgtcgccctcaccgcccgccgtcgccgtcaccgccgtcgcccgttGCCGCCGCCCCGTACCACGTCGCCGTCTcgatcgcgccgtcgcccccggcctgccgctcgtcgtcgcgccgtccccgtcgcatcgccgtctcgcgccgccgcccgtatgCCACCGCCCCCCACTCGTACACACACACATAcgtacacacacagacacacacacacacacatattgtttttacttattttctgttttctgttgtttagattaatgttagataaattatgtagataagaatgttagaatgttaatgttagatgaattatatggaaaagatgttaaatattaatgtcaattttagatgaattagctagatattaattaggtatatatatgagatttgaactagttgaattaatataactagtttatttttagtatgaaaattaatagaataagtttatttttagtaagaaaatttaggtatatgagattatttaaactagttgaattaatataactagtttatttttagtaaatgcttagttgaagtagttgaattagtagaactagtttatttttagtaagaaaatttaggtatatgagatttgatgatctaattaaaatattactatatatatagctactttatatattttagtaagaaaattaatagaactagtttatttttagtaaattcttagttgaattagttgaattaatagaactagtttatttttagtaagaaaatttagatatctgagatttgatgatctaattaaaatattactatatggaACTAGCAACTTTATTTtaataagaaaattaatagaacacatttatttttattaaatgcttagttgaattaatagaactagttgaactaatagaagtagttgaattagttgaattaatagaactagtaagtgtttaatgtttcacctatatgaacataggaaatgtcgtctgacgacggaaaagatttcattaagtgcgaattctgtgaagaccagcgcggcctgtgcgacagaaattttcttgttgatgataggcgcttcagcatcaagctggatgagacattcgaagtggatacagtaagtcacaacgacaagtcttttttcgtaattaagcatgacttatatatgcttcatttgcttcaacttataattttaaattttcactattctactagcgcatcccctgccatgcaaatttttttgtcttggataagataggtttcagtgctatggaaactatggaggtaaagagagtttacctaaAGACCGAGCAtgctggttatactttcaacgtcaaattatacaatgcagacacgtacacctattttgaatgcaaaacttggcaagcactatgcaaggcttttgcatttgagcctgatatggttatcacctttgatattcgtccggaagatgatattgaaggtaatagggacatctgggtcgatgtgcagacgcctctagttctaccattatgtgagtttctcaaccatatttatgtctttgatattgtttattcaaatatagttgacaactaatttctattgacagcttccattcaagcaaacatgtccggcgcttggtagacaggacctactactgccccggagctgaactaaactgcgaggagataagtcattatgtttcatggcttgaggatcttgatgctgttaagagaaatcattttcctgaatttgaaaatcttagtactcaaaacgtgcgaccaatagtgatcgtattgaactacatcacatgtatttaggaaagatggtaagatttttactattagtcctcagtgcatcttttgcatacattatttttcaagctaaactttcattgctaagtatattaattactatacgatgttcttcaacagggactcccgatgacagttgtgcctcagtggatcgagactaaaggtcgcatgtcaattgttagcttacagccaagatatcctacaatgaacatgagtgcattcaggatttctgaaagtgatgaatgcttaatagtgaaagattggagcaaaattgttaacgatcgcagagaagtactagggggcagcaatcagaagcgcagcctacgattaggagacaggttcatctgcatgctccaatatgatgaatcaggagagctatacatgttctatgctattttacccgagagagagcagcagcagtgatttagctagttatcatgctcttagtacttgttgtcctctcatgcgtgtccgtgttcttcgtcctgaacttaatctcaaagagtgatttgcttttgtggtgttatgaacgcttataatatcatgaccatgttgaactcgatgatatttttgctagctagtatatactgttgttggtgatgatatgatgcaagagtttttatattaatatgatgatgatgatgatgagttattatatcatttatgaaagaaaccgcatattagtttcaactggatggatcctagctaagtgatcaagtatatgccatatccatattacttagatcattagtgatctaagtaatatggatatggcatatacttgatctgatctaagtaatatggatatggcatatacttgatcacttagctaggatccacatgcatccagtcgaaactaatctgcggtactttcacctaatgatttaacaactcattataatgtaaaacaatcactaaattaaattgaaaacacaaaactaaaggaaaaataaaaattaaaaccaaaacacacccaaaaatttagtaccggttggtgttaccaaccggtactaatgtcctacacgcacccgggcctggctcgtgccacgttagcgccggttcgtgctaAACCGGTtctaaagggggggctttagtctccactccatagtgccggttgcagaaccggcactaaaggcccttacgaaccgatgataaaggcctgttctgcactagtgtaagGTGCCTCCCCCCTCCCCATCCACCCACCCGATGGTGCTCCAATCATGAGTGGCACTGGACAGTAGATTGCTCGATTTTCTTCGAATCTAGCAAGCGATGGTCGACACTCGACGCCCCCTTGGACAGTGGTGGGATCGACATGTGCAGAACGTTTTGGTGGTCCGAATCTGGGAGCGTAGGAAAGTTATCAATGGTGGGCAATGGTTCAACGAGACCCTCCAAGGGGTCAAAATGTAACCTTAACTTCTGGAGGTGGCcggaagggggggggggttcctttCTACAGAAGTCCATGATACCTGGTTTTCTGGTAGTTTTTTGTGGCTTTTACGTGTGTATGCGTTGTAATATTCTTGTCCAAACTTATACGTGGATATCTATCTGAGAAAAATGTTAGATTCCCTTTCGCTTAAAGCAAAAAAGAAATGATGGTTCTAAAAACTAAACATTTCTGTTGCTAAAGAAAAGATAAAACCTCGATGTTAGGCAAGATTTCCTGGCTAACTTTTTCCCAGTGCAGGCGACAACAAAGGGACCAGATTGGCATAACAGAGTGACAGACATGGTTTGGCAATAAGCACAAAACAACATATTTTGACAACCACAAAACAACTCATAAATGATTCTCTTATATTGGGTTTGTTTTATCTACCATTGTTTGTGAAATCTTGACGTCAAAGATGACATCGCACGAAAATGTTCATCATGGTTGACACGGCCCAAAAATAGGCGGTGTTCTGGCCTCATGGTATGGCAACTTATCATACGAAAAATTACCGTCGCATGCCTCTGCCGGGCTAAGCGGTGAAAACACGATGAATATGGAGATCTCATGATCATGTCGAGTTAATTTGGTTTGTGTTTTTTTCTGTCTCTTGGCCCTGTTCTCTAACAATACATCAACAAAAGGAAACTCGCAAGGGCACGCGGGTACTGGGGCACACACCTGTCCAGCTGTGCCGGCCGCCTGATTGCCTCGCGGTTCACAAAGACGTTGGATCCTGCACGAGGACACAACAATTTTTTAAATACTTGGTTGTTGAAATTTATGATTTTGTCAGGAGCTCGTGCTAAGTTTAAGAAGTTGAAACTTAAGGAAGTTTTTAAAACTCATCAAAAAGTATTTCAAAATGGATCTCATTAAAAGCCTTCGTCATCAAAAACATGAATATGTAAATGAAACTTAATTTAAATTTTTGATTCAAAATATATGAACGATTAAAATCGAAAGCCAAAAGAAAAAAATGTTACCTGCCCCGCACCTGCATGCTCCAAATTCCCTCTGCATCAATAAATGTAAACAGCTCAATGCCTCATCTTGTAAAGTGTGACACCCCAGGTAGAGCGTCTTTAACGATCTTTGGGTGACCTATGGAGGCTGGTGGCTCATACGGATTTTCTTAATCTTTCAAGGCCGGCTGATGTAGTTTTGATCTCCCTGTAAAAGAAAAATCAAACACATGTAATTTCTTTGAGCTAACGTTGAGCTATCTAGCGAATAATATTGCAAATTATTAAGAATGGATTCATATGAATGTAATTGCCCCAATTCAGCGAACAAAGGACTTTCAAGCAAAAATCAACATGATCAAAATTCTTCAAAAAACCTATAAAAATCTTACAATTCATAAAAGGTATGCAAAAAATAGATATGCAAAATGTTTGTTGTTTAATGGGTAGTATTGAGTCCACGAGGACAAGTAGGATGCCTTTTAGTGGCGGGGAGGTGGCGGTGGTCGGCAGTGTGGCGGTCGGGCCGCGGTGGGTCTAGTGGCGGAGTGAGCGGGCTCTATTGGCGGCTAGGTGGCGGGTAGTCGACGTGATagtttcatgaaaatgaccatctTACCGTAAATGAACGATAAATTCTGAAGAATTTACAGGATCCAGTAAAAAAAATTATGCGTTTAAGAAAATTGTTGGACagtgtttttttttcaattttgctAAGTCTCAGTTGATACTATATTCCTTTGATCTTGTGTAGAGATCCTCGCAAAAAAATtagcttttttttttctttttatatactATGTCATTTTATTGAGACCTGGTTACGGAGATATAGGCACACACACATTTTTtaaacccaccccccccccccccccccccccccccccgcgcgtacGATGGCTTCGGATTGAGCTAAGAACACCCATCGATGAAGGCGAAATATAGGAGGGAACGGTGGCCATGGCCGGACGGATCAAAGCGGTACCCTATCCACCACGGCACTTCCATCGTCGTCCCGGTAAACATCCGCCATTATAAATACCGCCGAAGCTCTCACTCCCACACGCCTAAACCGCTACACGCACGCCCCCGGCCAGAACCAAAAGCCCCTCTCCCTTTCCGCCATTAAAATACTCGGGCCGGAAGAAACTCCCCGAAGCACAAGTGACCGAGCTAGGCTGCTAGCTAGCGTCGTGCGTATTGGTGCTGGTGGCGTCGGGGTTCGCGCGGCGGCCGGTGTAACCTTTGGGAGGAAGCGGGGCGGGGGATGTACGGCGCGCCGCTGTCCAAGGACCTCAACCTGCCAGCCCAGCAGCAGCCGGCGGCGAACGGCGTGCGCACGCCGCCGCAGATGAGCTCCCCCGGCCTGCTGCGGTACCGGTCGGCCCCGAGCGCCATGTTCGGCGACGTGTGCGGGGAGTTCCTCCCggcctccgccggcgccggcgcaggcgCGGGGCACCGCCATGGGAGCCCTGACCACGCCGCCGACACCGGCTTCGCCCGCTTGctctccggccaccaccaccaccagcaccaccccGAGATGAGGGACAAGCCTCCCCGCCCCGCCGCCAGCCACttcgccgaggacgccgccaacTCCATGGCCTCGCAGCAGCAGCTCATGTACCAGTCGCAGCAGCAGATGGCTGCCATGGAGGGGCTGTTCCGCACGGCAGGCTCCGGCGGCACGGAccccgtcgtcgccggcgtcgGCGGCAACGACAGCCTCCTCCGGCAGAGCAGCTCCCCCGCCGGGTTCCTCAACCATCTGAACATGGACAACGGTAGGCGCCTTAACCCCTTCTCCATTAATCATCGCGAGCTCTGTTTCTTGGTTCTCGCGCTCGCCATGTAGCGGCACTGCAGCAGCAATCATGAGCTAAGCAAGCTAGCTGGGAGTAGACAGCTTGAGTAGCTAGCTGCTTTCCATTTCTGGAACCGTCGCGTCGAGCAGTTAATGGAATACTGGTGCTACTATACTCCTAAACCCCGCAGGCTACGGGAGCATGCTCAGGGCGGGCATGGCCGGCGCCGCCGGCGGGGGAGGGTACAGGAACGGCGACGCGCGGCTGAAGGGGCAGCTGAGCTTCTCGTCGCGGCAGGGGTCGGTGATGTCGCAGATCTCGGAGATGGTCGGCGAGGAGatgggcggcggcagcagcggcgacgaCGAGGCCGGCAGCAACGGCGGTTGCTACGGCGGCATCCCCGGGTACCCGGTGGtcgccccctccgccgccgccggctggGACGAgccctcgccgtccccgtcgccctcGCTGCTGACGTCCGACGGCCTGTCCGGGCCGGCCGCAAAGCGGCGCCCGCGCGACGGGGGCGCCAACGGCGCGGCGCGGCAGCTGAAGCCGCAGTTCAGCCTGCCGGCCGGTAGCAAgccttcgccgtcgccggagattgCGGCCATCGAGAAGTTCCTCCAGTTCCAGGACTCGGTGCCGTGCAAGATCCGCGCCAAGCGCGGCTGCGCCACCCACCCCCGCAGCATCGCCGAACGGGTCCGTATCCGTACCCCACACACAGCTCG
This window of the Triticum aestivum cultivar Chinese Spring chromosome 5D, IWGSC CS RefSeq v2.1, whole genome shotgun sequence genome carries:
- the LOC123121922 gene encoding transcription factor bHLH130 isoform X2, with translation MYGAPLSKDLNLPAQQQPAANGVRTPPQMSSPGLLRYRSAPSAMFGDVCGEFLPASAGAGAGAGHRHGSPDHAADTGFARLLSGHHHHQHHPEMRDKPPRPAASHFAEDAANSMASQQQLMYQSQQQMAAMEGLFRTAGSGGTDPVVAGVGGNDSLLRQSSSPAGFLNHLNMDNGYGSMLRAGMAGAAGGGGYRNGDARLKGQLSFSSRQGSVMSQISEMVGEEMGGGSSGDDEAGSNGGCYGGIPGYPVVAPSAAAGWDEPSPSPSPSLLTSDGLSGPAAKRRPRDGGANGAARQLKPQFSLPAGSKPSPSPEIAAIEKFLQFQDSVPCKIRAKRGCATHPRSIAERVRRTKISERIRKLQELVPNMEKQTNTSDMLDLAVDYIKELQMQVKVMNDGRASCTCAAGRAPRNFAS
- the LOC123121922 gene encoding transcription factor bHLH128 isoform X1; the protein is MYGAPLSKDLNLPAQQQPAANGVRTPPQMSSPGLLRYRSAPSAMFGDVCGEFLPASAGAGAGAGHRHGSPDHAADTGFARLLSGHHHHQHHPEMRDKPPRPAASHFAEDAANSMASQQQLMYQSQQQMAAMEGLFRTAGSGGTDPVVAGVGGNDSLLRQSSSPAGFLNHLNMDNGYGSMLRAGMAGAAGGGGYRNGDARLKGQLSFSSRQGSVMSQISEMVGEEMGGGSSGDDEAGSNGGCYGGIPGYPVVAPSAAAGWDEPSPSPSPSLLTSDGLSGPAAKRRPRDGGANGAARQLKPQFSLPAGSKPSPSPEIAAIEKFLQFQDSVPCKIRAKRGCATHPRSIAERVRRTKISERIRKLQELVPNMEKVTNQATNQSKPYGTNAEAIPARPWPCRARDLTHCKPTPPTCWISLSTTSRSSRCK